One genomic window of Indioceanicola profundi includes the following:
- a CDS encoding histone deacetylase family protein, with the protein MRIFYSEDHRLQHGRAELNDGKLVPCFEKPERAEIVYRQVAAAGLGPIQTPQDLGEEPIRRVHDGVYVDFLKTVWGRWLEERGDYDILPLNWIAPNMRRRRPSSLDGQLGYHSYDAGTPITAGTWRAAYAGAQSAANGAALLASGAERSAFALCRPPGHHAGTDFYGGYCFLNNAAIAAQLLRDRGAARVAVLDVDYHHGNGTQEIFWKRGDVLTVSLHADPDDEYPYFSGYADEVGEGPGEGANLNMPLPIGTDWASYTGALSAALDRIAAFGAEALVVSLGADTFVGDPISRFKLQTPDFLRLGAQIGGAGLPTLFVLEGGYAVDALGVNVANVLTGFVGR; encoded by the coding sequence ATGCGCATCTTCTATTCCGAGGATCACCGGCTTCAGCACGGCCGGGCCGAGCTGAATGACGGGAAGCTCGTCCCCTGCTTCGAGAAGCCGGAGCGGGCGGAAATCGTGTACCGGCAGGTGGCCGCCGCCGGGTTGGGGCCCATCCAGACGCCGCAGGATCTGGGGGAGGAGCCGATCCGCCGGGTCCATGACGGCGTCTATGTGGATTTCCTGAAGACCGTATGGGGCCGCTGGCTGGAGGAGCGGGGCGATTACGACATCCTGCCGCTGAACTGGATCGCGCCGAACATGCGCCGCCGCCGGCCGTCCAGCCTGGACGGGCAGTTGGGCTATCACAGCTATGATGCCGGAACGCCGATCACGGCGGGAACCTGGCGCGCCGCCTATGCGGGGGCGCAGTCCGCGGCGAACGGCGCGGCGCTGCTGGCGTCGGGGGCGGAGCGGTCGGCTTTCGCCCTGTGCCGGCCGCCGGGGCACCATGCCGGCACGGATTTCTATGGCGGTTACTGCTTCCTGAACAACGCCGCCATCGCGGCCCAGCTCCTGCGCGACCGGGGTGCGGCGCGGGTGGCGGTGCTGGATGTGGATTATCACCACGGCAACGGAACGCAGGAAATCTTCTGGAAGCGGGGCGATGTGCTCACCGTCTCCCTCCACGCCGATCCGGACGACGAATACCCCTATTTCAGCGGCTATGCCGACGAGGTCGGGGAAGGGCCGGGGGAGGGGGCGAATCTGAACATGCCCCTGCCCATCGGTACCGACTGGGCAAGCTATACGGGGGCGCTGTCCGCGGCTCTGGACCGGATCGCCGCCTTCGGGGCGGAGGCGCTGGTCGTCTCCCTGGGCGCGGACACCTTCGTCGGCGACCCGATTTCCCGCTTCAAGCTGCAGACGCCGGACTTCCTGCGCCTGGGCGCGCAGATCGGCGGGGCCGGCCTGCCCACCCTGTTCGTGCTGGAAGGCGGCTATGCGGTGGATGCGCTGGGGGTGAACGTGGCGAACGTGCTGACCGGCTTCGTCGGGCGCTGA
- the aguB gene encoding N-carbamoylputrescine amidase has product MRQVTVAATQFACSWDRQGNVDKAEEMVRRAHGKGAQIILLQELFETPYFCKDQKPELFELAAPVEGHPVLTRMSRLAKELRVVLPVSFFEQANTAYYNSLAMIDADGTILGVYRKSHIPDGPGYQEKFYFSPGDTGFQVYHTRYARLGTAICWDQWFPETARSMALQGAEILCYPTAIGSEPQDSGLDSRDHWQRVMQGHAGANLMPLVASNRIGREEAESCGITFYGSSFIAGPKGEKIAEADRESEAVLTATFDLDEVARTRASWGVFRDRRPELYGALLTLDGKPRR; this is encoded by the coding sequence ATGCGTCAGGTCACCGTGGCCGCCACCCAGTTCGCCTGCAGCTGGGACCGCCAGGGCAATGTGGACAAGGCGGAGGAGATGGTGCGCCGCGCCCATGGGAAGGGCGCGCAGATCATCCTTCTCCAGGAGCTGTTCGAGACGCCCTACTTCTGCAAGGACCAGAAGCCGGAGCTGTTCGAGCTGGCCGCCCCGGTGGAAGGCCACCCGGTCCTGACGCGCATGAGCCGGCTGGCGAAGGAGCTTCGGGTGGTCCTGCCGGTCAGCTTCTTCGAGCAGGCGAATACCGCCTACTACAACTCGCTCGCCATGATCGACGCCGACGGCACGATCCTGGGCGTCTACCGCAAGAGCCATATCCCCGACGGGCCGGGCTATCAGGAGAAGTTCTACTTCAGCCCCGGCGACACAGGCTTCCAGGTCTACCACACCCGCTATGCCCGGCTGGGCACCGCGATCTGCTGGGACCAGTGGTTCCCGGAGACGGCGCGCTCCATGGCGCTGCAAGGGGCGGAAATCCTCTGCTACCCGACCGCCATCGGGTCGGAGCCGCAGGATTCCGGTCTCGACAGCCGCGACCACTGGCAGCGCGTCATGCAGGGCCATGCCGGCGCCAACCTGATGCCGCTGGTCGCCAGCAACCGCATCGGGCGCGAGGAGGCGGAGAGCTGCGGCATCACCTTCTACGGCTCCAGCTTCATCGCCGGGCCGAAGGGGGAGAAGATCGCCGAGGCCGACCGGGAGAGCGAGGCGGTGCTGACCGCCACCTTCGACCTGGACGAGGTGGCCCGCACCCGCGCCTCCTGGGGCGTGTTCCGCGACCGCCGGCCGGAGCTGTACGGCGCGCTGCTGACCCTGGACGGCAAGCCGCGCCGCTGA
- a CDS encoding MarR family winged helix-turn-helix transcriptional regulator — protein sequence MSDKSDHRSGPDRIGNGPIGRRRVAIGTSLEEVGFSQVLRDLHRAFARALQERIVPHGVSMGQWFFLRALWEEDGLTQRELSQRVGMMEPTTVTALNSMERRGLVERCRNTQDRRKVNIYLTPKGKALRDVLQPMAAEVERVAISQIPLELLPTLRGALVQMIDSLDANNPGHNPFGDLDLD from the coding sequence ATGTCGGACAAGAGCGATCACCGTTCGGGACCTGATCGGATCGGCAATGGTCCGATCGGCAGGCGCAGGGTCGCCATCGGAACCTCGCTGGAAGAGGTGGGGTTCAGCCAGGTTCTGCGGGACCTGCACCGCGCCTTCGCGCGCGCTCTCCAGGAACGGATCGTTCCCCATGGCGTCAGCATGGGCCAGTGGTTCTTCCTCCGCGCCCTGTGGGAGGAGGATGGGCTCACACAGCGGGAGTTGAGCCAGCGGGTCGGCATGATGGAACCCACCACCGTGACCGCCTTGAACAGTATGGAGCGGCGCGGGCTGGTGGAGCGGTGCCGCAACACGCAGGACCGCCGCAAGGTCAACATCTATCTCACCCCGAAGGGCAAGGCGCTCCGTGACGTGTTGCAGCCCATGGCGGCGGAGGTGGAGCGGGTGGCGATCAGCCAGATTCCGTTGGAACTCCTTCCAACGCTCCGTGGCGCACTGGTCCAGATGATCGACAGCCTCGACGCCAACAACCCCGGTCACAATCCCTTCGGCGATCTGGACCTGGATTAA
- a CDS encoding energy transducer TonB — protein MGAAGARIGAVTAELHAPAPATLADASRRNASRRDARAILVSAVLHLAGLSALALVLNPSPARLPAPLPVELVPPEELAATARAGQALPELPRIELPTTLGAAGQGMTGPGLPELADSWPGVPVRIRPPRLSASSSQGLRAPDLPPPIPAMEGYDLESALQKADAAPGRRPVAARSHPDNPPPLYPDSAKRLGLQGEAVVRVTVAPDGTPEKLILVESSGWSVLDDAALETVRQWRFLPGQEGGAEVRSTIELPIVFSLNDG, from the coding sequence GTGGGAGCCGCTGGCGCGCGGATCGGGGCGGTGACGGCGGAACTGCACGCGCCGGCGCCTGCGACGCTGGCGGATGCATCCCGACGGAACGCCTCCCGCCGCGATGCCCGCGCCATTCTGGTTTCGGCCGTGCTGCATCTGGCCGGACTGTCTGCCCTCGCGCTGGTCCTGAATCCGTCGCCCGCACGCCTACCCGCCCCCCTTCCCGTGGAGCTGGTTCCGCCGGAAGAGCTGGCGGCAACGGCGCGCGCGGGGCAGGCCCTGCCGGAGCTGCCGCGAATCGAGCTGCCGACCACGTTGGGCGCGGCGGGTCAGGGAATGACCGGGCCGGGACTGCCGGAGCTGGCGGATAGCTGGCCGGGCGTGCCGGTGCGCATCCGCCCGCCCCGCCTGAGCGCCAGCAGTTCCCAGGGACTGCGCGCGCCCGACCTTCCGCCGCCCATTCCGGCGATGGAGGGGTACGATCTGGAATCGGCGTTGCAGAAGGCGGATGCCGCGCCCGGACGCCGGCCGGTGGCTGCCCGCAGCCATCCCGACAATCCCCCGCCGCTCTATCCCGATTCGGCGAAGCGGCTGGGCCTTCAGGGGGAGGCGGTGGTGCGGGTGACCGTGGCTCCCGACGGAACGCCGGAAAAGCTGATCCTGGTGGAAAGCAGCGGCTGGTCCGTGCTGGACGATGCAGCGCTCGAAACCGTGCGGCAGTGGCGCTTCCTTCCCGGACAGGAAGGCGGGGCCGAAGTCCGCAGCACCATCGAACTGCCTATCGTTTTCAGCCTCAACGATGGCTGA
- a CDS encoding ABC transporter ATP-binding protein codes for MVTMGELAAIGVTHGYGSRTVLAGVELRIGPGELVGLIGPNGAGKSSLLRCMAGLAQPRGGKVLLDGQPLDKVPANRRAQRLAYLAQGAEVHWPLTVERLVALGRLPHLGPWSRPDDADTHAIERAMELCDVASLRSRTATTLSGGERARVLLARALAAEPALLLADEPVAGLDPYHQLQVMDVLCARAAAGTGVLMVLHDLTLAARFCSRVALLHQGRVAADGPPGEVLRPGLLEEVYGVRMAAARLDSGETVHLPWEPLARGSGR; via the coding sequence ATGGTCACGATGGGCGAGCTGGCCGCCATCGGCGTAACCCATGGCTATGGCTCCCGGACGGTGCTGGCCGGGGTGGAGCTGCGCATCGGCCCCGGCGAACTGGTGGGGTTGATCGGTCCGAACGGGGCCGGCAAATCCAGCCTGCTGCGCTGCATGGCCGGGCTGGCGCAGCCCCGCGGCGGCAAGGTCCTGCTGGACGGACAACCCTTGGACAAGGTCCCGGCCAACCGCCGCGCCCAGCGCCTAGCCTATCTGGCCCAGGGCGCGGAGGTCCATTGGCCGCTGACGGTGGAGCGGCTGGTAGCCCTGGGCCGGCTTCCTCATCTCGGCCCGTGGAGCCGGCCCGACGATGCGGACACGCATGCCATCGAACGGGCGATGGAGCTGTGCGACGTGGCCAGCCTCCGCTCCCGCACCGCCACCACCCTGTCGGGCGGCGAGCGGGCGCGGGTGCTGCTGGCGCGGGCGCTGGCGGCGGAGCCGGCGCTGCTTCTGGCCGATGAACCGGTTGCCGGGCTGGACCCGTATCACCAATTGCAGGTCATGGATGTTCTCTGCGCCCGCGCTGCCGCGGGCACCGGAGTCTTGATGGTTCTGCACGACCTCACACTGGCGGCGCGGTTCTGCAGCCGCGTGGCGCTGCTGCATCAGGGGCGCGTGGCCGCCGATGGCCCGCCGGGCGAGGTGCTGCGCCCCGGCCTGCTGGAAGAAGTCTATGGCGTCCGCATGGCCGCCGCCCGGCTGGACAGCGGGGAGACGGTGCATCTGCCGTGGGAGCCGCTGGCGCGCGGATCGGGGCGGTGA
- a CDS encoding FecCD family ABC transporter permease, which translates to MSMAGRLIFPAMALLVGLLFIGSLAIGPSAVSLGTALADWWAGGDSTAAVIFAEIRLPRALLGLAVGGVLGLSGAALQGLLRNPLAEPGLIGVSATAALGAVIAFYSGWSLVVPLALPIGGIAGALVAVALIYALAGRDAGVLTLILAGVAVSSLAGALTSLALSLSPNPFALAEIVFWMLGSLADRSMQHVLVSAPFMLAGAAMLLTTGRALDALSLGEDTARSMGFELGRTGALVIVGTALAVGAAVAVTGAIGFIGLIVPHLLRPLVGHQPSRLLPLSALGGAALILAADIAVRLGGPGPELKLGVVTALLGAPFFLALVLRTRRSMA; encoded by the coding sequence ATGAGCATGGCCGGACGTCTGATCTTCCCGGCCATGGCGCTTCTGGTCGGCCTGCTGTTCATCGGCTCCCTGGCTATCGGTCCGAGCGCCGTATCGTTGGGCACCGCCCTGGCCGACTGGTGGGCCGGCGGGGACAGCACGGCCGCTGTCATCTTCGCTGAAATCCGCCTGCCGCGCGCCCTGCTGGGCTTGGCGGTGGGCGGGGTGCTGGGCCTGTCAGGTGCGGCCTTGCAGGGGCTGCTGCGCAATCCCCTGGCCGAGCCGGGACTGATCGGCGTGTCCGCCACGGCGGCACTGGGGGCGGTGATCGCCTTCTACAGCGGCTGGTCCCTTGTAGTGCCGCTGGCTCTGCCTATCGGCGGCATCGCCGGAGCGCTGGTTGCGGTGGCGCTGATCTACGCGCTGGCCGGGCGGGACGCCGGCGTGCTGACCCTGATCCTGGCCGGCGTCGCCGTGAGCAGCCTGGCCGGGGCGCTGACCTCCCTGGCACTGTCCCTTTCCCCCAACCCCTTCGCCCTGGCGGAAATCGTGTTCTGGATGCTGGGCTCCCTCGCCGACCGCAGCATGCAGCATGTCCTGGTCTCCGCGCCCTTCATGCTGGCGGGCGCCGCCATGCTGCTGACCACCGGCCGGGCGCTGGACGCGCTGAGCCTGGGGGAGGACACGGCGCGCTCCATGGGATTCGAGCTGGGGCGGACGGGTGCGCTCGTCATCGTCGGCACGGCGCTGGCCGTGGGGGCCGCGGTGGCGGTAACGGGGGCCATCGGCTTCATCGGCCTGATCGTGCCGCACCTCCTGCGCCCCCTGGTGGGGCACCAGCCCTCCCGCCTGCTGCCGCTGTCGGCGCTGGGCGGGGCGGCGCTGATCCTGGCCGCCGATATCGCCGTGCGGCTGGGCGGGCCGGGACCGGAGCTGAAGCTGGGCGTGGTGACGGCCCTGCTGGGCGCGCCCTTCTTCCTGGCGCTGGTGCTGCGCACCCGCCGGAGCATGGCGTGA
- a CDS encoding ABC transporter substrate-binding protein, protein MASDRPQVTGETPRRVVSLNLCTDQLAALLLPPERIAALSFLSRDEGLSHVAGLARDLPVVQGMAEEVLELAPDLVLAGSFTTRPTVALLKARGVPVLELGLISNFDDIRTQTREIAAALGVPERGEELLKEMEAKLAAAAPSDAARPSALTFAPGGFTAGSGTLSDAVMQAAGLENYAAGQGLIGYGYLPVETVAASPPDLLVADTDPDGYPSLSGRLLAHPALARSVGPEARPQVPGSLWTCGGPFTADAVTLLAEARARLLQRAAPQVAQAPERSP, encoded by the coding sequence ATGGCGTCCGACCGCCCACAAGTGACGGGGGAGACGCCGCGGCGCGTCGTCTCCCTCAATCTCTGTACCGACCAGTTGGCGGCGCTGCTGCTCCCGCCGGAGCGGATCGCCGCCCTGTCCTTCCTGTCCCGTGACGAGGGGCTGTCCCATGTGGCCGGTCTGGCTCGGGACCTGCCCGTCGTCCAGGGCATGGCGGAGGAAGTGCTGGAGCTGGCCCCCGATCTGGTCCTGGCCGGCAGCTTCACCACCCGGCCCACGGTCGCGTTGCTGAAGGCGCGCGGCGTGCCGGTGCTGGAGCTGGGCCTGATCTCCAACTTCGACGACATCCGCACCCAGACCCGTGAAATTGCCGCCGCCCTCGGCGTCCCGGAGCGCGGCGAGGAGCTGCTGAAGGAGATGGAGGCGAAGCTGGCCGCCGCCGCACCTTCGGATGCCGCCCGGCCCAGCGCCCTGACCTTCGCGCCCGGCGGCTTCACTGCTGGGTCCGGCACGCTGTCGGATGCGGTCATGCAGGCGGCGGGACTGGAGAACTACGCCGCTGGTCAGGGCCTGATCGGCTACGGCTATCTGCCGGTGGAGACGGTGGCCGCCAGCCCGCCCGACCTGCTGGTGGCCGATACGGACCCGGACGGCTATCCGTCCCTGTCCGGCCGGCTGCTGGCCCACCCGGCGCTGGCCCGCAGCGTGGGACCGGAGGCGCGGCCGCAGGTTCCAGGAAGCCTCTGGACCTGCGGCGGGCCGTTCACGGCGGATGCCGTGACCCTGCTGGCCGAGGCGCGCGCACGGCTGCTGCAACGGGCAGCGCCTCAGGTCGCGCAGGCTCCGGAACGGTCGCCATGA
- a CDS encoding TonB-dependent receptor plug domain-containing protein, giving the protein MMTKAKLFPLGLALALPILPLPAVAQSSSEVEEMVITATRVRTPVSRLPAGISLVTRAEIEASGWQTLPDALRLLPGASVVSSGGPGANTSVFLRGTNSDHVLVLLDGLPVNDPSLAAGAYNFGDDVLGGLQRIEVVRGPASTLYGSNAIGGVINLITRAGADRPAVAEIDLGLGTDGTKRGTAGLFGTMGRLDYGLSLQGFTTDGDNATPDRLTGGDGEENGFDNLTAIAKAVYRLDAARLEGLVRWRESDADIDNVPLDDPNSQARAEQLSWQTAGELDLLAGALTSRLAVGQSIYDRRFTNAPDAVDGGSSNDRFEGARTSVDWQNSYALPGLPVLRDAVLVAGASYVHETVELDTRQESEFGPFTQQVDAEADGVALFAHAQARVAGRLNLTAGLRHDRPDDYGSRTTWRLGGVVEVPELNSRLTAAVGTAYKAPGLYDRYGVNNFGYQGNPDLEAEESFGWEAGVETDLAAAGRADFATLGITWFANDVDDLIQYDFVSNSSINIDEAEVEGVEASLELRPTDWAELRASWTWTDARDGRTGARLARRPENAISLLGRFTPVEGLSLSPEAQFVGQRQDVVYGDDGSFLGNQGVGGYWLVNLAVTYAVLDDVELYARATNLADRAIENPNGFAQPDRGVLAGVRARF; this is encoded by the coding sequence ATGATGACCAAAGCAAAACTGTTCCCCCTGGGCCTCGCCCTCGCCCTTCCAATCCTTCCCCTGCCGGCTGTCGCGCAGTCCTCGAGCGAGGTGGAGGAGATGGTGATCACCGCCACCCGCGTCCGCACGCCGGTCAGCCGCCTGCCGGCGGGCATCAGCCTCGTCACCCGCGCCGAGATCGAGGCCAGCGGCTGGCAGACCCTGCCCGACGCCCTGCGCCTTTTGCCCGGCGCCAGCGTGGTGAGCAGCGGCGGTCCCGGTGCCAACACCTCCGTCTTCCTGCGCGGCACCAACAGCGACCATGTGCTGGTCCTGCTGGACGGGCTTCCGGTCAACGATCCGTCCCTGGCTGCCGGCGCCTACAATTTCGGTGACGACGTGCTGGGCGGCCTGCAACGGATCGAGGTGGTGCGCGGCCCGGCCAGCACGCTCTACGGTTCCAACGCCATCGGCGGCGTCATCAACCTGATCACCCGCGCCGGGGCCGACCGGCCGGCGGTGGCGGAGATCGACCTCGGACTGGGCACCGACGGGACCAAGCGCGGCACGGCCGGCCTGTTCGGCACCATGGGCCGGCTGGATTACGGCCTCAGCCTGCAGGGCTTCACCACCGATGGCGACAACGCCACGCCGGACCGGCTGACCGGCGGCGATGGGGAGGAGAACGGGTTCGACAACCTCACCGCCATCGCCAAGGCCGTGTACCGGCTGGACGCCGCCCGGTTGGAGGGGCTGGTCCGCTGGCGCGAGTCGGATGCGGACATCGACAATGTTCCGCTGGACGACCCGAACTCCCAAGCAAGGGCGGAGCAGTTGAGCTGGCAGACGGCCGGTGAGCTGGACCTGCTGGCCGGCGCGCTGACCTCCCGCCTCGCGGTGGGGCAGAGCATCTATGACCGCCGCTTCACCAACGCCCCCGATGCCGTGGACGGCGGCAGCAGCAATGACCGGTTCGAAGGCGCCCGCACCAGCGTGGACTGGCAGAACAGCTACGCTCTGCCCGGCCTGCCGGTGCTGCGCGATGCCGTCCTGGTGGCCGGCGCCAGCTATGTGCATGAGACAGTGGAGCTGGACACGCGGCAGGAGTCGGAGTTCGGCCCCTTCACCCAGCAGGTGGATGCGGAGGCCGACGGCGTCGCCCTGTTCGCCCATGCGCAGGCCCGTGTCGCCGGCCGCCTGAACCTGACCGCCGGGCTGCGCCACGACCGACCGGACGATTACGGCAGCCGCACCACTTGGCGGCTGGGCGGCGTGGTGGAGGTGCCGGAGTTGAACAGCCGGCTGACCGCCGCCGTCGGCACCGCCTACAAGGCCCCCGGCCTGTATGACCGCTACGGCGTGAATAATTTCGGCTATCAGGGCAATCCCGACCTGGAAGCCGAGGAGAGCTTTGGCTGGGAAGCCGGGGTCGAGACCGATCTGGCCGCCGCCGGCCGGGCGGATTTCGCCACGCTGGGCATCACCTGGTTCGCCAATGATGTCGACGATCTGATCCAGTACGACTTCGTCAGCAACAGCTCCATCAACATCGACGAGGCGGAGGTGGAGGGCGTGGAAGCCAGCCTGGAGCTGCGCCCTACCGACTGGGCGGAGCTGCGCGCCTCCTGGACCTGGACCGACGCCCGTGATGGGCGCACCGGCGCCCGTCTGGCCCGCCGGCCGGAGAACGCCATCAGCCTGCTCGGCCGCTTCACCCCGGTGGAGGGCCTGTCCCTGTCGCCGGAGGCGCAGTTCGTGGGCCAGCGGCAGGATGTCGTCTATGGCGATGACGGCAGCTTCCTGGGCAATCAGGGCGTTGGCGGCTACTGGCTGGTCAATCTGGCCGTGACCTATGCCGTGCTGGACGATGTGGAGCTTTATGCCAGGGCCACGAACCTGGCAGACCGCGCCATCGAGAACCCGAACGGCTTCGCCCAGCCCGACCGCGGCGTGCTGGCCGGCGTCAGGGCGCGGTTCTGA
- a CDS encoding ATP/GTP-binding protein, with amino-acid sequence MMGSTDRPRLGITGSAGTGKTTLAGRLAQTLELPLLPEAMRAMLEAGFDLHSLTRAEHRSLLRGHADALARDLARTDGGLVSDRTPLDFVAFWLSNGYGVEDPDGTEALLVRAVAAMAEYSLVIVLPWGRPIPADGVRSANPWHQLHFQAIMEGLCRRWIPADRLLILPDGDAAGPEERCGMLLERVGRG; translated from the coding sequence ATGATGGGATCGACGGACAGACCAAGGCTCGGAATCACGGGAAGTGCCGGTACTGGCAAGACCACGCTCGCCGGGAGATTGGCGCAAACGCTGGAACTGCCGCTGCTGCCAGAGGCGATGCGCGCCATGCTGGAGGCGGGATTCGATCTCCACAGCCTGACACGGGCGGAGCACCGGTCGTTGCTGCGCGGCCATGCCGATGCGCTGGCGCGCGATCTCGCCCGTACCGATGGCGGTCTGGTCAGCGACCGCACCCCCCTGGATTTCGTGGCGTTCTGGCTGTCCAACGGATACGGGGTGGAGGACCCCGATGGGACGGAGGCGCTGTTGGTCCGTGCTGTCGCCGCCATGGCGGAATATTCGCTGGTGATCGTCCTGCCCTGGGGGCGCCCCATCCCCGCCGACGGGGTGCGCAGCGCCAATCCCTGGCACCAGCTTCATTTCCAGGCGATCATGGAAGGGCTGTGCCGCCGCTGGATTCCGGCGGACCGGCTGCTGATCCTGCCGGACGGCGATGCCGCCGGGCCGGAGGAGCGCTGCGGCATGCTGCTTGAGCGGGTCGGGAGAGGCTGA
- a CDS encoding pentapeptide repeat-containing protein, translating into MTPHDLINIIQKHERWLKRLTGGARAMMALADLQGHSFAGANLQSAKLSGANLSDCDFTGANLSLADLFAARLNRAVLVKCDLTGADLRGAHLRGARLKGAILRGADLRGGALLDRRTPTQMRVQPSDMAGVDMDEAQLSNANLAGADLTDSTLVGADCAGAQLTGCNFARANMKNANLAGSDMRGVSLVQANLTGASLRNANLAGAVLSGAVLRGADLHGANLEGVDLGGVDIAGANFTRSADSFSESVQDMLAQHKVWIESNGAKGERANLDGQDLAHIDLTRVNLGGASLKGANLTGAKLSEALLVMADFANAVLKHADLSRATLDGTNLRGCDMAGACLDQARVGSVDIKGPDGKPTGRRWPANLSGVVLQQASLKGAVMRDANLSGADLRGADLTDAVLVDANLTGADLDGAVTMGASLPAPDDPDED; encoded by the coding sequence ATGACGCCTCATGACTTGATCAACATCATTCAGAAGCATGAGCGCTGGCTAAAGCGACTGACGGGCGGCGCGCGCGCCATGATGGCGCTGGCAGACCTGCAAGGCCACAGCTTTGCAGGTGCAAATCTTCAATCCGCGAAACTATCCGGGGCGAATCTTTCGGATTGCGATTTCACCGGCGCCAATCTCAGTCTCGCCGACCTGTTCGCCGCACGTCTGAACCGGGCCGTCCTGGTGAAATGCGACCTCACCGGCGCCGACCTCCGCGGGGCGCATCTCCGCGGCGCGCGGCTGAAGGGGGCGATCCTGCGCGGGGCCGATCTTCGCGGCGGCGCGCTGTTGGACCGCCGGACGCCCACCCAGATGCGGGTGCAGCCGTCGGACATGGCCGGCGTGGATATGGATGAGGCCCAGCTTTCCAATGCCAACCTGGCCGGCGCCGACCTGACGGACAGCACTCTGGTGGGCGCCGACTGCGCCGGGGCACAGCTCACCGGCTGCAACTTCGCCCGCGCCAACATGAAGAACGCCAATCTGGCCGGCTCCGACATGCGGGGAGTCAGTCTGGTCCAGGCCAATCTGACCGGGGCCAGCCTACGCAACGCCAATCTGGCCGGCGCCGTGCTGAGCGGCGCGGTGCTACGGGGCGCGGACCTTCACGGCGCCAATCTGGAAGGCGTGGACCTCGGCGGAGTTGACATTGCGGGGGCCAATTTCACCCGGTCCGCCGACAGCTTCTCCGAATCGGTGCAGGATATGCTGGCCCAGCACAAGGTCTGGATCGAGTCCAATGGGGCCAAGGGCGAACGCGCCAATCTGGATGGTCAGGATCTGGCCCATATCGACCTGACGCGGGTCAATCTGGGCGGGGCCAGTCTGAAGGGGGCCAACCTGACCGGGGCCAAGCTGTCGGAGGCGCTGCTGGTCATGGCCGACTTCGCCAATGCGGTGCTGAAGCATGCGGACCTCAGCAGGGCCACGCTGGACGGCACGAACCTCCGCGGCTGCGACATGGCGGGCGCCTGCCTGGATCAGGCGCGGGTCGGGTCGGTGGACATCAAGGGACCTGACGGCAAGCCCACCGGCCGCAGATGGCCGGCGAATCTGAGCGGCGTGGTCCTGCAGCAGGCCAGCCTCAAGGGGGCCGTGATGCGCGACGCCAACCTGTCCGGGGCCGACCTGCGCGGGGCGGACCTGACCGATGCGGTTCTGGTCGATGCCAATCTGACCGGGGCCGATCTGGACGGGGCCGTGACCATGGGCGCTTCGCTTCCCGCCCCCGACGACCCAGACGAGGACTGA
- the phoU gene encoding phosphate signaling complex protein PhoU, which translates to MEENRTETKHIVNAYDTELRTLHALISRMGATTAEQLADAITAIVDRDADVAARVMQRDELVDQLEREVEAHTLRLLALRQPMARDLREVIAALRISNNLERVGDFAANVAKRALALNSLPEVTLARSLRPIGRIACEMIHDIMRAYDADDIKLAMAVRDRDQELDRAYTSLFRELLTYMMETPQRITSCTHLLFAAKNLERIGDHATNIAETLCFRISGRLPDEEREKGDLSAFEVVKPGELPANGAGA; encoded by the coding sequence GTGGAAGAAAACCGCACGGAAACGAAGCACATCGTCAATGCCTACGACACCGAGCTGCGGACATTGCATGCGTTGATCTCCCGCATGGGCGCAACGACGGCGGAGCAGCTGGCAGACGCCATCACGGCAATTGTAGACCGCGACGCCGATGTTGCCGCCCGGGTGATGCAGCGGGATGAGCTGGTCGATCAACTCGAACGGGAGGTGGAGGCCCACACGCTGCGGCTGTTGGCCCTTCGCCAGCCTATGGCCCGCGACCTGCGCGAAGTGATCGCGGCGTTGCGCATCTCCAACAATCTGGAGCGGGTCGGGGATTTCGCGGCCAATGTGGCGAAGCGGGCCCTGGCGCTGAATTCCCTGCCGGAAGTCACGCTGGCCCGCTCGCTGAGGCCGATCGGGCGGATCGCCTGCGAGATGATCCATGACATCATGCGGGCCTACGATGCCGATGACATCAAACTGGCCATGGCGGTGCGTGATCGCGACCAGGAGCTGGACCGCGCCTACACTTCCCTGTTCCGCGAGCTGCTGACCTACATGATGGAGACGCCGCAGCGGATCACCTCCTGCACCCATCTCCTGTTCGCGGCCAAGAATCTGGAGCGGATCGGCGACCACGCCACCAACATCGCCGAAACCCTCTGCTTCCGGATCAGCGGACGCCTGCCGGATGAGGAAAGGGAGAAGGGGGATCTCTCCGCCTTCGAGGTGGTGAAGCCGGGCGAACTGCCGGCCAACGGCGCCGGGGCGTAA